One region of Mycolicibacterium rhodesiae NBB3 genomic DNA includes:
- the ctaC gene encoding aa3-type cytochrome oxidase subunit II: MTPRGVKVVALSVVLGSMTVLLSGCDWSEVLGLGWPRGITPEAHLNRELWIGSVIASLVVGAIVWGLIFWTSAFHRHKKGDTELPRQFGYNMPLELVLTVLPFLIISVLFYFTVVVQEKMLHKEPNPEVVIDVTAFQWNWKFGYQKVNYADGTFNYEGADAERKEAVASGPEGVEGEHGGEFGVIAGKNPEDRSYLNFDRIETLGTSSEIPVLVVPSGKRIEFQIASADVIHGFWVPEFLFKRDVMPNPEDNNSDNKFQISEINQNGAFVGRCTEMCGTYHSMMNFELRVVSPNDFKAYLEQRQDGATNAEALQAIDQDPLAVTTKPFDSRRGEQAPQLTQASK; the protein is encoded by the coding sequence GTGACACCTCGCGGTGTGAAGGTGGTGGCGTTGTCAGTCGTACTCGGCAGCATGACGGTGCTGCTCAGCGGGTGTGACTGGTCAGAGGTTCTCGGCCTAGGCTGGCCTCGCGGCATCACCCCGGAAGCGCATCTGAATCGCGAGCTGTGGATCGGCTCGGTGATCGCGTCGCTCGTCGTCGGTGCGATCGTCTGGGGACTGATCTTCTGGACGTCGGCGTTCCACCGGCACAAGAAGGGCGATACCGAGTTGCCGCGCCAGTTCGGCTACAACATGCCGCTGGAGCTGGTGCTGACCGTTCTGCCGTTCCTGATCATCTCGGTGCTGTTCTACTTCACCGTCGTGGTGCAGGAGAAGATGCTGCACAAGGAGCCGAACCCCGAGGTCGTCATCGACGTCACCGCATTCCAGTGGAACTGGAAGTTCGGCTACCAGAAGGTGAACTACGCGGACGGGACGTTCAACTACGAGGGGGCCGACGCCGAGCGCAAGGAAGCCGTCGCCTCCGGCCCCGAGGGTGTCGAGGGCGAACACGGCGGCGAGTTCGGCGTGATCGCGGGCAAGAACCCCGAAGACCGCTCATATCTGAACTTCGACAGGATCGAGACGCTGGGCACGTCCAGCGAGATTCCGGTCCTGGTGGTGCCCTCGGGTAAGCGCATCGAGTTCCAGATCGCCTCGGCCGACGTCATTCACGGCTTCTGGGTCCCGGAGTTCCTGTTCAAGCGCGACGTGATGCCCAACCCGGAGGACAACAACTCCGACAACAAATTCCAGATCAGTGAGATCAACCAGAACGGCGCGTTCGTCGGGCGGTGCACGGAGATGTGTGGCACCTATCACTCGATGATGAACTTCGAGCTGCGGGTCGTGTCGCCCAACGATTTCAAGGCGTACCTGGAGCAGCGTCAGGACGGTGCCACCAATGCCGAGGCGCTGCAGGCGATCGACCAGGATCCGCTGGCGGTCACCACAAAGCCGTTTGACAGCCGCCGCGGCGAGCAGGCGCCTCAGCTAACGCAGGCCAGCAAGTAG
- the asnB gene encoding asparagine synthase (glutamine-hydrolyzing): MCGLLALVTDPSAEVSQDLVDAVSGASHLMRHRGPDEPGTWADNAAHPTTVLGFNRLSIIDIAHSHQPLRWGPPESPDRYVLVFNGEIYNYLELREQLRGEHGAVFATEGDSEAIVVAYHYWGTEALTRLRGMFAFALWDTVEGELFCARDPFGIKPLYMATGNGGTVFGSEKKCLLDLAGVVGIDLGIDERATQHYTVLQYVPEPETLHRGIRRLESGSYARVRPGQPPRVTRYFTPRFAAVGFTTGGERARYDEITAVLEDSVAKHMRADVTVGAFLSGGIDSTAIAALAMRHNPRLITFTTGFEREGYSEVDVAVASAEAIGARHVTKVVSQAEFVAALPEIVWYLDEPVADPALVPLFFIAREARKHVKVVLSGEGADELFGGYTIYREPLSLKPFDYLPRPVRKSLGKASRPLPEGMRGKSLLHRGSQTLQERYYGNARSFSDEQLRAVLPGFRQEWTHTDVTAAVYAASDGWDPVARMQHIDLFTWLRGDILVKADKMTMANSLELRVPFLDPEVFAVASRLPLEQKITRTTTKFALRRALEPIVPAHVLNRPKLGFPVPIRHWLQAGELQDWAYRMVAESQAGHLIDLNAVTRMLDEHRSGTSDHSRRLWTVLIFMLWHAIFVEHTVTPQISEPTYPVQL; the protein is encoded by the coding sequence GTGTGCGGACTGCTGGCCCTGGTTACCGACCCGTCCGCTGAGGTATCGCAAGACCTCGTAGACGCGGTGTCGGGCGCGTCGCACCTGATGCGTCACCGCGGTCCCGACGAACCGGGCACGTGGGCTGACAACGCCGCGCACCCCACCACGGTGCTGGGGTTCAATCGGCTGTCGATCATCGACATCGCCCACAGCCACCAGCCGCTGCGGTGGGGCCCGCCGGAATCCCCCGACCGCTACGTCCTGGTGTTCAACGGGGAGATCTACAACTACCTGGAGTTGCGGGAGCAGCTGCGTGGCGAGCACGGCGCCGTGTTCGCCACGGAGGGCGACAGCGAGGCGATCGTCGTCGCGTACCACTACTGGGGTACCGAGGCGCTGACGCGGCTGCGCGGCATGTTCGCGTTCGCACTGTGGGACACCGTCGAGGGCGAATTGTTCTGTGCCCGCGACCCGTTCGGCATCAAGCCGCTGTACATGGCGACGGGCAACGGCGGAACCGTGTTCGGCAGCGAGAAGAAGTGCCTGCTGGATCTCGCCGGGGTTGTCGGTATCGACCTGGGCATCGACGAGCGCGCCACCCAGCACTACACGGTGCTCCAATACGTGCCCGAGCCCGAGACGCTGCACCGCGGCATCCGCCGCCTCGAATCGGGCAGTTATGCCCGCGTGCGGCCCGGCCAGCCGCCCCGGGTGACGCGGTACTTCACCCCGCGATTCGCCGCGGTCGGCTTCACGACCGGCGGCGAGCGTGCGCGCTACGACGAGATCACCGCGGTCTTGGAAGACTCGGTGGCCAAGCACATGCGCGCCGACGTCACCGTCGGGGCATTCCTGTCCGGCGGCATCGATTCGACGGCGATCGCGGCGCTGGCCATGCGGCACAACCCGCGGCTGATCACCTTCACCACCGGATTCGAGCGTGAGGGCTATTCCGAGGTCGACGTCGCCGTCGCGTCGGCGGAGGCCATCGGCGCACGACACGTGACGAAGGTTGTCAGTCAGGCCGAGTTCGTCGCGGCGCTACCCGAAATCGTCTGGTATCTCGACGAACCCGTCGCCGACCCAGCGCTCGTTCCCCTGTTCTTCATCGCCCGCGAGGCCCGCAAGCACGTCAAGGTCGTGCTCTCGGGCGAGGGTGCCGACGAGCTCTTCGGCGGCTACACGATCTACCGAGAACCTTTGTCGCTCAAGCCTTTCGATTATCTCCCCCGACCTGTTCGCAAATCGCTCGGAAAGGCCTCACGGCCGCTGCCGGAGGGTATGCGCGGCAAGAGCCTGTTGCATCGCGGCTCGCAGACGCTCCAGGAGCGCTACTACGGCAACGCCCGCAGCTTCTCCGACGAGCAGCTGCGCGCGGTACTGCCGGGCTTCCGGCAGGAGTGGACGCACACCGATGTGACGGCAGCGGTCTATGCCGCGTCCGATGGCTGGGATCCGGTGGCCCGCATGCAGCACATCGACCTGTTCACCTGGCTGCGCGGCGACATCCTGGTCAAGGCCGACAAGATGACGATGGCCAATTCGCTCGAGCTGCGCGTGCCGTTCCTGGACCCCGAGGTGTTCGCGGTGGCGTCACGCCTGCCGCTGGAGCAGAAGATCACCAGGACAACGACCAAGTTCGCGTTGCGCCGGGCCCTGGAGCCGATCGTGCCCGCGCATGTGCTCAACCGGCCGAAGCTGGGCTTCCCGGTACCGATCCGGCATTGGCTGCAGGCGGGCGAACTGCAGGACTGGGCCTACCGGATGGTCGCCGAATCACAGGCCGGTCACCTGATCGACCTGAACGCGGTCACGCGAATGCTCGACGAACACCGAAGTGGCACAAGCGATCACAGCCGCCGGCTGTGGACGGTGCTGATTTTCATGCTGTGGCACGCCATCTTTGTCGAGCACACGGTGACCCCGCAGATCAGCGAGCCGACCTACCCCGTACAGCTGTGA
- a CDS encoding cytochrome c oxidase subunit 4, which produces MHIEARLFEFLTAFFVLAAVVYGVLTAMFQYGGIEWAGTTALVLTAGLTLITGTFFRFVARRLDTRPEDYEDAEISDGAGELGFFSPHSWWPVFIALSASVAAVGVALWLPWLIVAGVCFVLTTVGGLVFEYYTGPEKH; this is translated from the coding sequence ATGCATATCGAAGCAAGGCTGTTCGAGTTCCTGACCGCGTTCTTCGTTCTGGCCGCGGTCGTCTACGGCGTGCTGACCGCGATGTTCCAGTACGGCGGCATCGAATGGGCGGGCACCACCGCGCTGGTCCTGACGGCTGGCCTGACGTTGATCACCGGCACGTTCTTCCGCTTCGTGGCCCGGCGCCTGGACACCCGGCCCGAGGACTACGAGGACGCCGAGATCAGCGACGGCGCCGGGGAGCTGGGCTTTTTCAGCCCGCACAGCTGGTGGCCGGTGTTCATCGCGCTGTCGGCGTCCGTCGCGGCCGTCGGCGTCGCGCTCTGGCTCCCGTGGCTCATCGTGGCCGGCGTGTGTTTCGTGCTCACGACGGTCGGTGGCCTGGTCTTCGAGTACTACACCGGACCCGAGAAGCACTGA
- a CDS encoding MmpS family transport accessory protein translates to MSGPNPPGSGVPEGADVPGQEPGGRPESSEPDTYSQAYSAPESEQFTSGPYVPADSGLYDYDNYEPEHVVTTEPPRWPWVVGVVAIVAAIALVVSVSVLVTRTDTSNLSKPETSTTTPPPVPPVQDEITTTTPPPPPPPPPPSEPPPPPETVTVTEEPAPAPAPPPPPPAEPPPPPPETAAPPPPPTTRAGPRQVTYSVTGTKAPGDIITVTYIDASGRSRTQRNVYIPWSLTVTPISQSEVGSVQASSLFLVSRLNCSITTSDGTVLSSNTNNSAQTAC, encoded by the coding sequence ATGAGCGGGCCGAACCCCCCGGGCAGCGGGGTCCCAGAAGGGGCCGACGTTCCTGGTCAGGAGCCCGGCGGTAGGCCGGAGAGCAGCGAACCCGACACCTATTCGCAGGCGTACTCCGCACCCGAATCCGAGCAGTTCACCAGCGGTCCGTACGTGCCTGCGGACTCAGGCCTGTACGACTACGACAACTACGAGCCCGAGCATGTCGTCACGACCGAGCCGCCCCGGTGGCCCTGGGTGGTCGGGGTGGTGGCCATCGTCGCCGCCATCGCCCTGGTCGTCTCCGTATCGGTGCTGGTGACCCGGACAGACACCAGCAACCTTTCCAAACCCGAGACCTCGACGACCACGCCGCCGCCCGTACCGCCGGTGCAGGACGAGATCACCACCACGACTCCGCCGCCGCCACCTCCGCCGCCTCCCCCGTCAGAGCCGCCTCCGCCGCCGGAGACCGTGACCGTCACCGAGGAGCCGGCGCCGGCGCCGGCGCCACCACCACCGCCGCCCGCCGAACCGCCTCCGCCGCCGCCGGAGACGGCCGCGCCGCCACCGCCGCCGACGACCCGCGCAGGCCCACGCCAGGTCACCTACTCGGTGACGGGAACCAAGGCGCCGGGGGACATCATCACCGTCACCTACATCGACGCCTCGGGGCGCAGCCGCACCCAACGCAATGTCTACATTCCGTGGTCTCTGACGGTGACGCCCATCTCGCAGTCGGAGGTGGGTTCGGTGCAGGCGTCCAGCCTGTTCCTGGTGAGCCGGCTCAACTGTTCGATTACGACCAGCGATGGGACCGTGTTGTCGTCCAACACCAACAACTCCGCACAGACGGCCTGCTGA
- a CDS encoding DUF2561 family protein has protein sequence MSYTTDSVRVRQPLDPGEFDRTDRILLGACAAIWLAALGAGVAATVALVDLGSSQSEPSGDSGTPWLLYIVIAISAAVIIGAVPLLIRARRDAMADPEPPARPAPGGVPGRRQESAQADATEKMRISGSTAGRIHSGPGYAAAVTHSTSLPAPLVAAIDQVWLRCAVLIACAIGIAMVAIGVATYLMAVESDTASWVFFGLSGLVTLAMPAIPWFYLRELRTLLDDQSA, from the coding sequence ATGTCCTACACCACCGATTCCGTGCGCGTGCGTCAACCGCTGGACCCCGGCGAGTTCGATCGCACCGACCGCATCCTGCTCGGCGCCTGCGCGGCGATATGGCTGGCGGCACTCGGCGCCGGCGTCGCGGCCACCGTGGCCCTTGTGGACCTGGGCAGCAGCCAATCCGAACCGTCGGGCGATTCGGGCACACCGTGGCTGCTGTACATCGTCATCGCGATATCGGCCGCCGTGATCATCGGCGCTGTGCCGCTTCTGATTCGGGCCCGCCGCGACGCGATGGCCGACCCTGAACCGCCCGCCCGGCCCGCGCCGGGGGGCGTACCGGGGCGACGGCAGGAATCGGCACAAGCGGACGCGACCGAGAAAATGCGGATATCGGGGTCGACTGCAGGCCGGATCCACTCAGGTCCGGGTTACGCGGCGGCGGTCACGCACAGTACGTCGCTGCCCGCGCCGCTGGTGGCGGCCATCGACCAGGTCTGGCTGCGCTGCGCCGTCCTGATCGCGTGTGCGATCGGCATCGCCATGGTGGCGATAGGCGTGGCGACCTATTTGATGGCCGTCGAGAGCGACACGGCGTCTTGGGTGTTCTTCGGCCTGAGCGGCCTCGTCACGCTGGCAATGCCGGCGATTCCGTGGTTCTACCTACGCGAGTTACGCACGCTTCTGGACGATCAGAGCGCGTAA